Proteins found in one Labrenzia sp. VG12 genomic segment:
- a CDS encoding LysR family transcriptional regulator, with translation MDWDKLRIFHAAAQAGSFTHAGDTLHMSQSAVSRQVSALEHDLGVPLFHRHARGLLLTEQGELLYRTASDVLMKLEAVQSSLTDSKEKPSGILRVTTTVGLGSTWLTSRIKNFIDLYPDVDLHLIFDDDELDLGMREADVAIRLRQPTQPDLIQRKLFTVHFHVYASPEYLQRFGAPVSIDDLDNHRIITFGEQAPAYLRSMNWLETAGRVTTSPRRSVLKANNIVAIKRAVQSGVGIAMLPDYIIDQSSKLAPVMTEQEDKVPSFDTYFVYPSELKNTARVTAFREFLLANAQNWVY, from the coding sequence ATGGACTGGGACAAGCTACGTATCTTTCATGCGGCCGCTCAAGCCGGCAGTTTCACCCATGCCGGTGACACGCTTCATATGAGCCAGTCCGCCGTCAGCCGGCAGGTCAGTGCGCTGGAACATGATCTGGGCGTGCCCCTGTTTCACCGCCACGCGCGTGGCCTGCTGCTCACGGAACAGGGCGAATTGCTCTATCGCACCGCCAGCGACGTCCTGATGAAGCTCGAGGCCGTCCAGTCAAGCCTGACGGACAGCAAGGAAAAACCCTCCGGCATTCTCCGGGTGACCACAACGGTCGGTCTCGGCTCCACCTGGCTCACCTCGCGGATCAAGAACTTCATCGACCTTTATCCCGATGTCGATCTGCACCTGATCTTCGACGATGACGAGCTTGATCTCGGCATGCGCGAGGCAGATGTGGCCATCCGCCTGCGCCAACCGACCCAGCCGGACCTGATCCAGCGCAAGCTGTTCACCGTGCATTTCCATGTCTATGCGTCACCGGAATATCTGCAGCGCTTCGGCGCACCGGTGTCGATCGACGATCTCGACAATCACCGCATCATCACCTTCGGCGAGCAGGCACCGGCCTATCTCAGGTCGATGAACTGGCTGGAAACGGCAGGACGTGTCACCACAAGCCCGCGCCGTTCGGTTCTGAAAGCCAACAACATCGTGGCGATCAAGCGGGCCGTTCAGAGCGGTGTCGGCATCGCCATGCTGCCCGATTACATCATTGACCAGTCTTCCAAGCTGGCGCCGGTGATGACCGAGCAGGAGGACAAGGTGCCCTCTTTCGACACCTATTTTGTCTATCCGTCCGAATTGAAGAACACGGCTCGCGTCACCGCATTCCGCGAGTTCCTGCTGGCCAACGCCCAGAACTGGGTCTACTAG
- a CDS encoding Lrp/AsnC family transcriptional regulator, whose translation MMDDLDRRLIAELRINSRASLPKLAEILKVARGTVQTRLDRLIANGTIKSFTIRLSDDMPENLLRAVMLIELSGNNLKNTVATIKRIPGIASLSNTNGVWDIIAEIEVSSLPAMNSVISEIRMMNGVGKSETFMLLGPA comes from the coding sequence ATGATGGATGACCTGGACCGGAGACTGATCGCGGAATTGCGCATCAACAGCAGGGCCTCTCTGCCCAAGCTTGCCGAGATCCTGAAAGTTGCGCGCGGCACGGTTCAGACCCGACTGGACCGCCTGATTGCCAACGGCACGATCAAGAGCTTCACCATCCGCCTCAGTGACGACATGCCCGAGAATCTGCTGCGTGCGGTCATGCTGATCGAGTTGAGCGGCAACAACCTGAAGAACACGGTCGCCACGATCAAACGCATTCCCGGCATTGCTAGCCTCTCCAACACCAATGGCGTCTGGGACATCATCGCGGAAATCGAAGTTTCCAGCCTGCCAGCCATGAACAGTGTCATATCGGAAATTCGCATGATGAACGGCGTTGGAAAGTCCGAAACCTTCATGCTGCTGGGCCCGGCCTAG
- a CDS encoding Lrp/AsnC family transcriptional regulator has protein sequence MKARLDAIDWQILKELQADGRMTNVELARRVGISAPPCLRRVRALEEAGLILGYRTLLDEKQLGYDVTAFAMVGLHSQTEADLIAFEQTVQNWPLVRESYMLSGEVDFLLKCVSPDLQTFQNFIIRELTAAPNVDSVRTALTIRRTKDEPVVPID, from the coding sequence GTGAAAGCGCGGCTCGATGCCATTGACTGGCAGATCCTGAAGGAATTGCAAGCAGACGGACGGATGACCAATGTCGAGTTGGCGCGGCGTGTCGGCATTTCCGCGCCTCCGTGTCTTCGCCGGGTCCGGGCCCTAGAAGAAGCCGGCCTGATTCTCGGATACCGCACGCTGCTGGACGAAAAGCAGCTCGGCTATGACGTGACGGCCTTTGCCATGGTCGGTCTGCATAGCCAGACCGAGGCCGACCTGATCGCCTTTGAACAGACGGTGCAGAACTGGCCGCTTGTGCGGGAAAGCTACATGCTGTCCGGGGAGGTCGATTTTCTTCTGAAATGCGTTTCGCCGGATCTCCAGACCTTCCAGAACTTCATCATCCGCGAACTGACCGCCGCGCCCAATGTCGACAGCGTGCGCACCGCCCTGACGATCCGGCGCACCAAGGATGAACCGGTGGTGCCGATCGACTGA
- the greA gene encoding transcription elongation factor GreA — MEKVPMTSAGYKMLQDELKERTTVERPRIVDAIAEARAHGDLSENAEYHAAKEAQSLNEGRIAELEDKLSRAEVIDVTKLSGDTVKFGATVSLIDEDTEEEKKYMIVGDVESDVKHNKVSISSPIARALIGKSVGDSVEVAAPGGARSYEIVEVQFV, encoded by the coding sequence ATGGAAAAAGTTCCGATGACCTCCGCCGGTTACAAAATGCTTCAGGACGAGCTGAAGGAACGTACCACGGTTGAGCGTCCGCGCATCGTCGATGCGATTGCAGAAGCGCGCGCACATGGCGACCTGTCGGAAAACGCCGAATACCATGCGGCGAAGGAAGCCCAGAGCCTCAACGAAGGCCGTATTGCGGAACTGGAAGACAAACTTTCGCGCGCCGAGGTCATTGATGTGACCAAACTCAGCGGCGACACCGTGAAATTCGGCGCGACCGTGTCCCTGATTGATGAAGACACGGAAGAAGAGAAGAAATACATGATCGTTGGAGATGTCGAATCCGACGTGAAGCACAACAAGGTCTCGATTTCTTCCCCGATTGCACGTGCCCTGATCGGCAAATCTGTGGGTGACAGCGTTGAAGTCGCCGCACCGGGCGGTGCTCGTTCCTACGAGATCGTTGAAGTTCAGTTCGTCTGA
- a CDS encoding M20/M25/M40 family metallo-hydrolase, with protein MTPDTAAPVEANHAHGVWQPAERVEELACRLVRLASETGTPGEAAFARQLVALLSEIPYFRDNPDDIRLVEGLEGTPARNVVAVVRGAGRKALLLTGHYDTVSVENYHDLKDLSREPYELRTALLADLERPNLTLQEERAKTDLASGDFLPGRGMLDMKSGLAAGVAVLEQFAARSERTGNLVLCCSPDEERDSRGMRALRDSLPELMADMGLDPAGAINMDVTSDQGDGSEGRAVFAGTIGKLMPFALVVGRSSHASYPYEGVSAQMIAAEIVRRIEANPDLSDRGGDAVSPPPICLEARDLRDVYEVTTPERTWLAFNWLYHSQDPEDLFASFVGQVKAAAQASLARLADNARRFYALSGSAAGPEPADMPILSYADLKAEAARQLGDRFQNALMAKQAALEGVDNPMTVSRELVIWLVDRARLSGPVIVTGFASLHYPSTRLDRNHAHDTALETAISAVMATRQHDPSRRLIWRPHFEGISDMSFFGSMEGRSSALVARNTPPGWLIDQPNPKSLRCPMVNIGPWGREFHQRFERVYAPYAFDELPRILAEISDLFLADG; from the coding sequence ATGACACCGGACACAGCGGCGCCTGTGGAAGCAAACCACGCTCATGGAGTATGGCAGCCAGCGGAGCGCGTCGAGGAACTCGCCTGCCGGCTGGTGCGCCTTGCCAGCGAAACCGGAACGCCCGGCGAGGCGGCCTTTGCACGGCAGCTTGTGGCGCTTTTGAGCGAGATACCGTATTTCCGCGACAACCCCGACGACATCCGTCTGGTGGAGGGACTGGAGGGCACGCCGGCCCGCAACGTCGTGGCAGTGGTTCGCGGCGCCGGCCGCAAGGCCCTGCTGCTGACAGGGCACTATGACACCGTGTCCGTTGAAAACTATCACGATCTCAAGGATCTCAGCCGGGAGCCTTATGAACTCAGAACGGCTCTGCTCGCGGATCTGGAAAGGCCAAACCTGACGCTGCAGGAGGAGCGTGCGAAGACCGATCTGGCAAGCGGCGACTTCCTGCCGGGCCGCGGCATGCTGGATATGAAAAGCGGCCTTGCAGCCGGTGTTGCCGTACTTGAGCAGTTCGCGGCGCGCAGCGAGCGGACAGGCAATCTGGTGCTTTGCTGCAGTCCGGACGAAGAACGTGACAGCCGGGGCATGCGCGCCTTGCGCGACAGCTTGCCGGAGCTGATGGCTGACATGGGTCTGGATCCTGCCGGGGCCATCAACATGGACGTAACCTCGGACCAGGGCGACGGCAGCGAGGGGCGCGCCGTTTTTGCCGGCACCATCGGCAAGCTGATGCCTTTTGCGCTGGTGGTCGGCAGGAGCTCGCATGCAAGTTACCCCTATGAGGGTGTCAGCGCCCAGATGATCGCAGCCGAGATCGTGCGGCGGATCGAAGCCAATCCCGACCTCAGTGACCGGGGCGGCGACGCAGTGTCACCGCCGCCGATCTGTCTGGAAGCAAGGGACCTGCGCGACGTTTACGAGGTCACCACCCCCGAGCGGACCTGGCTTGCCTTCAACTGGCTCTACCATTCCCAGGACCCGGAGGATCTCTTTGCCAGCTTTGTTGGCCAGGTAAAGGCTGCCGCGCAGGCCAGTCTCGCCAGACTGGCGGACAATGCGCGCCGGTTTTACGCACTGTCGGGCAGCGCCGCCGGACCGGAGCCTGCCGATATGCCCATTCTGAGCTACGCGGATCTCAAGGCAGAAGCGGCACGCCAGCTTGGTGACCGCTTCCAGAATGCCTTGATGGCAAAACAGGCCGCGCTTGAAGGCGTCGATAATCCGATGACCGTCAGCCGCGAGCTGGTGATCTGGCTGGTGGATCGTGCAAGGCTCTCCGGACCGGTGATCGTGACCGGTTTTGCCAGTCTGCACTATCCGTCCACCCGGCTCGACCGGAACCATGCGCACGATACCGCACTTGAGACCGCGATATCGGCCGTCATGGCAACGCGGCAGCATGACCCGTCCCGGCGCTTGATCTGGCGCCCCCATTTTGAAGGCATTTCCGACATGAGCTTCTTTGGCTCCATGGAGGGCCGCTCTTCTGCGCTGGTTGCCAGGAATACGCCACCGGGTTGGCTGATTGATCAGCCAAACCCGAAAAGCCTCAGATGTCCCATGGTGAATATCGGCCCGTGGGGGCGTGAGTTCCATCAACGGTTCGAGCGCGTTTACGCCCCTTACGCCTTTGACGAGCTGCCCCGCATCCTGGCTGAAATCAGCGATCTGTTTCTGGCGGATGGCTGA
- the trxB gene encoding thioredoxin-disulfide reductase, translated as MSTEHSKLLIIGSGPAGYTAAIYAARAMIEPTLVAGIQPGGQLTITTDVENYPGFADPVMGPWLMEQMQKQAENVGTKIVYDTIIKADLSQRPFRLEADSGTVFTADTLVIATGAQARWLGIQSEEDFMGAGVSACATCDGFFYRNKEVVVVGGGNTAVEEALYLANLASKVTLVHRRDSLRAEKILQDRLFNNPKIDIVWDSQVDEILGGGIPKAVTGVRLKNTKTGELSEISTDGVFIAIGHAPSVELFKDQLKLKPNGYMETAPDSTKTSIPGVFAAGDVTDDIYRQAVTAAGMGCMAALEAEKFLAEHEAASTKQAAE; from the coding sequence ATGAGCACGGAACACAGCAAACTTCTGATCATCGGCTCCGGCCCGGCCGGTTATACGGCCGCCATCTACGCCGCGCGCGCCATGATCGAGCCGACCCTTGTTGCCGGCATCCAGCCGGGCGGTCAGCTCACCATCACCACTGATGTCGAGAACTATCCGGGGTTTGCCGATCCGGTCATGGGCCCCTGGCTGATGGAGCAGATGCAGAAGCAGGCGGAAAATGTCGGCACCAAGATCGTCTATGACACGATCATCAAGGCGGACCTTTCCCAGCGTCCGTTTCGGCTGGAGGCAGACAGCGGCACCGTGTTCACCGCGGACACGCTCGTGATCGCGACCGGCGCCCAGGCACGCTGGCTCGGCATCCAGTCCGAAGAGGATTTCATGGGCGCCGGCGTCTCTGCCTGCGCGACCTGTGACGGCTTTTTCTACCGCAACAAGGAAGTGGTCGTGGTCGGCGGCGGCAACACCGCCGTTGAGGAAGCTCTTTACCTGGCCAACCTCGCCTCCAAGGTGACGCTGGTGCATCGCCGTGACAGCCTGCGCGCGGAAAAGATCCTGCAGGACCGCCTGTTCAACAACCCCAAGATCGACATCGTCTGGGACAGCCAGGTCGACGAGATTCTCGGCGGCGGCATTCCCAAGGCCGTGACCGGCGTTCGTCTGAAAAACACCAAGACCGGCGAACTGTCGGAAATTTCCACAGATGGTGTTTTCATTGCCATCGGCCACGCGCCGTCGGTGGAACTGTTCAAGGATCAGCTCAAGCTGAAGCCGAACGGTTATATGGAAACCGCGCCGGATTCGACCAAAACCTCGATCCCGGGCGTTTTCGCGGCCGGCGATGTCACTGACGATATTTACCGCCAGGCGGTAACCGCCGCCGGCATGGGCTGCATGGCCGCGCTTGAAGCGGAGAAGTTTCTGGCCGAACATGAGGCCGCATCGACCAAACAGGCAGCCGAGTAA
- the msrP gene encoding protein-methionine-sulfoxide reductase catalytic subunit MsrP encodes MNILKKRSWNLAERDATPEAVFLNRRQILAGLAGGGALLGSGLGLRPAFAEEDPSAGLYPVTRNAAYTLDRDLTAEDVASKYNNFYEFGSHKQIWPAAQALKIRPWTVTLDGMIDNPQTIDIDDLLARMPLEERLYRHRCVEAWSMAVPWSGFALADLVKLAGPQTGAKYLRFETFHDPSVASGQKQSWYPWPYVEGLTLEEATNELTFMATGVYGKPLAKQFGAPVRLVTPWKYGFKCIKSVVKITFTDQRPVSFWEEIQPKEYGFWANVNPSVPHRRWPQASERILGTDERRDTLLYNGYEEQVAHLYKDMKGELLFM; translated from the coding sequence ATGAACATCCTGAAGAAACGCAGCTGGAACCTTGCTGAGCGCGATGCCACGCCGGAGGCCGTTTTCCTGAACCGGCGGCAGATCCTGGCAGGTCTTGCCGGCGGCGGTGCGCTTCTCGGCAGCGGGCTTGGTCTCCGGCCGGCTTTTGCGGAAGAAGACCCGAGTGCCGGGCTCTATCCGGTCACGCGCAATGCAGCCTACACGCTGGACCGGGACCTCACCGCCGAAGACGTCGCGTCCAAATACAACAATTTTTATGAGTTCGGCTCACACAAGCAGATCTGGCCGGCGGCCCAGGCCCTCAAGATCCGGCCCTGGACAGTGACGCTGGATGGCATGATCGACAATCCGCAGACCATCGACATCGACGATCTGCTGGCCAGGATGCCGCTGGAAGAGCGTCTTTACCGGCACCGCTGTGTCGAGGCCTGGTCGATGGCCGTGCCCTGGTCAGGCTTTGCACTGGCGGACCTGGTCAAGCTCGCGGGTCCTCAGACGGGTGCAAAATATCTGCGTTTCGAGACGTTCCACGATCCGTCGGTCGCAAGCGGTCAGAAACAGTCCTGGTATCCCTGGCCCTATGTGGAGGGCCTGACCCTGGAAGAGGCCACCAACGAGCTGACCTTCATGGCGACCGGTGTCTATGGCAAGCCACTCGCCAAACAGTTCGGCGCTCCGGTCCGTCTGGTGACGCCCTGGAAATACGGCTTCAAATGCATCAAGTCGGTGGTGAAGATCACCTTCACGGACCAGCGTCCTGTCAGCTTCTGGGAAGAGATCCAGCCGAAGGAATACGGCTTCTGGGCCAATGTGAACCCGTCGGTGCCGCACCGCCGCTGGCCGCAGGCATCGGAACGGATCCTGGGCACGGACGAACGGCGGGACACGCTTCTCTACAATGGCTATGAGGAACAGGTGGCGCATCTCTACAAGGACATGAAGGGCGAGCTTCTGTTCATGTAG
- the carB gene encoding carbamoyl-phosphate synthase large subunit gives MPKRTDISSILIIGAGPIVIGQACEFDYSGTQACKALREEGYRIILVNSNPATIMTDPDLADATYIEPITPELVAKIIEKERPDALLPTMGGQTALNCALDLEEMGVLEKYGVEMIGARADVIEKAEDREKFRAAMDKIGLENPRAAIASSPAIRDDNGKISGYDRNAGYLEAMRALDEIGLPAIIRPAFTLGGTGGGVAYNREEYETIVRSGIDASPVGQVLIDESLLGWKEYEMEVVRDKADNCIIICSIENVDPMGVHTGDSITVAPALTLTDKEYQIMRDASIAVLREIGVETGGSNVQFAVNPDTGRLVVIEMNPRVSRSSALASKATGFPIAKIAAKLAVGYTLDELENDITGGATPASFEPTIDYVVTKIPRFAFEKFPGSEPYLTTAMKSVGEVMAIGRTFNESLQKALRGLETGLNGLDEIDIPGLDQGDDRNAMRAAVSTATPTRLLSVAQAMRLGMSVEEVYQASGINTWFLEQMADILAMEAKVRNIGLPQDADNLRKLKSMGFSDARLASLAGLDESDVKKLRQDLDVHPVYKRIDTCAAEFASPTAYMYSTYEAPFMGAPACEADPSDRKKVVILGGGPNRIGQGIEFDYCCCHAAFALEDAGYETIMVNCNPETVSTDYDTSDRLYFEPLTAEDVLEIIRKEQENGTLHGVIVQFGGQTPLKLAQALVKADVPILGTSPDMIDLAEDRDRFQKLLIKLDLKQPENGIAYSVEQGRLIAGQLGLPLVVRPSYVLGGRAMQIIRDEEALNSYLLGTLPELVPAEVRAKYPNDKTGQINTVLGTNPLLFDRYLDGAIEVDVDALCDGKDVFVCGIMEHIEEAGIHSGDSACSLPPFSLGEDMLNELKRQTRALALALEVGGLMNVQYAIKDGEIFVLEVNPRASRTVPFVAKTIGAPVAKIASRVMAGESLASFGLSDRKYDHIAVKEAVFPFARFPGVDTILGPEMRSTGEVMGLDTAFGKAFAKSQIGCGTGVPGEGTVFVSMRDQDKAGVLEAVKSLEEAGFTIIATGGTQKFLEDQGIAVRKINKVLEGRPHIVDAIKNGEVQLVFNTTEGAQAISDSRSMRRAALLNKVPYYTTLAGSVAAAKGITAHKAGSLEVRPLQSYFG, from the coding sequence ATGCCCAAACGCACAGATATCTCTTCTATCCTGATCATTGGTGCCGGTCCGATTGTCATCGGCCAGGCCTGCGAATTCGACTATTCCGGCACCCAGGCCTGCAAGGCGCTGCGCGAAGAAGGTTACCGCATCATCCTGGTGAACTCGAACCCGGCGACGATCATGACCGATCCGGACCTGGCCGATGCCACCTATATCGAGCCGATCACACCGGAACTGGTCGCCAAGATCATCGAGAAGGAGCGCCCCGACGCGCTGCTGCCGACCATGGGCGGACAGACTGCGCTGAACTGCGCCCTCGATCTTGAGGAAATGGGTGTCCTGGAAAAATACGGCGTCGAAATGATCGGTGCCCGCGCAGACGTCATCGAGAAGGCGGAAGACCGGGAAAAGTTCCGGGCCGCCATGGACAAGATCGGGCTGGAAAACCCGCGCGCCGCAATCGCCTCCTCACCGGCAATCAGGGACGACAACGGCAAGATCAGCGGCTACGACCGCAACGCAGGCTACCTGGAAGCCATGCGCGCCCTCGACGAGATCGGCCTGCCGGCCATCATCCGCCCGGCCTTCACCCTGGGCGGCACCGGCGGCGGCGTTGCCTATAACAGGGAAGAATACGAGACCATCGTGCGCTCCGGCATCGATGCCTCCCCGGTCGGACAGGTCCTGATCGACGAGAGCCTTCTCGGCTGGAAGGAATATGAAATGGAAGTGGTCCGCGACAAGGCGGACAACTGCATCATTATCTGCTCCATCGAAAACGTCGATCCCATGGGCGTGCATACCGGTGATTCGATCACCGTGGCACCAGCACTGACCCTGACCGACAAGGAATACCAGATCATGCGCGACGCCTCGATTGCGGTGCTGCGCGAGATCGGCGTGGAAACCGGCGGCTCCAACGTGCAGTTCGCCGTCAATCCGGACACTGGCCGGCTGGTTGTCATCGAGATGAACCCGCGCGTGTCGCGCTCGTCCGCCCTCGCCTCCAAGGCCACCGGCTTCCCGATCGCCAAGATCGCGGCGAAGCTGGCCGTCGGTTACACGCTGGACGAGCTGGAGAACGACATCACCGGCGGCGCGACCCCGGCTTCCTTCGAGCCGACGATCGACTATGTCGTCACCAAGATTCCGCGCTTTGCCTTCGAAAAGTTCCCGGGCTCCGAACCCTATCTGACCACGGCGATGAAATCGGTCGGCGAAGTCATGGCGATCGGCCGGACTTTCAACGAGAGCCTTCAAAAGGCCCTGCGCGGCCTGGAAACCGGTCTGAACGGCCTCGACGAGATCGACATTCCGGGGCTGGACCAAGGCGACGACCGCAACGCCATGCGCGCGGCTGTTTCGACGGCGACCCCGACGCGTCTTCTGAGCGTCGCCCAGGCCATGCGGCTGGGCATGAGCGTGGAAGAGGTCTACCAGGCCAGCGGCATCAACACCTGGTTCCTGGAGCAGATGGCCGACATCCTGGCGATGGAAGCCAAGGTGCGCAACATCGGCCTGCCGCAGGATGCGGACAATCTGCGCAAGCTGAAATCGATGGGCTTCTCCGATGCGCGGCTGGCGAGCCTTGCCGGCCTCGACGAAAGCGACGTCAAGAAGCTGCGCCAGGACCTGGACGTGCATCCAGTCTACAAGCGCATCGACACCTGCGCCGCCGAATTCGCTTCGCCCACCGCCTATATGTATTCAACCTATGAAGCCCCCTTCATGGGCGCACCGGCTTGCGAAGCCGATCCGTCCGACAGGAAGAAGGTGGTCATCCTGGGCGGTGGCCCGAACCGGATCGGCCAGGGCATCGAGTTCGACTATTGCTGCTGTCACGCCGCCTTCGCGCTTGAGGACGCCGGTTACGAAACCATCATGGTCAACTGCAACCCGGAAACCGTCTCCACCGACTATGACACTTCCGACCGGCTCTATTTCGAACCGCTGACGGCCGAGGACGTTCTGGAGATCATCCGCAAGGAGCAGGAAAACGGAACTCTACACGGCGTTATCGTCCAGTTCGGCGGCCAGACGCCCCTGAAGCTGGCCCAGGCGCTGGTCAAGGCCGATGTGCCAATCCTCGGCACATCGCCGGACATGATCGACCTTGCAGAAGACCGTGACCGGTTCCAGAAGCTTCTGATCAAACTGGACCTGAAGCAGCCGGAAAACGGCATTGCCTATTCCGTCGAACAGGGCCGCCTGATTGCAGGCCAGCTCGGCCTGCCGCTCGTCGTACGTCCGTCCTACGTGCTGGGTGGCCGTGCCATGCAGATCATCCGCGACGAGGAAGCGCTCAACTCCTACCTGCTCGGTACCCTGCCCGAGCTGGTACCGGCGGAAGTGCGCGCCAAGTATCCGAACGACAAGACCGGCCAGATCAACACGGTGCTGGGCACCAATCCGCTGTTGTTCGACCGTTACCTGGACGGCGCCATCGAGGTCGATGTCGATGCGCTCTGCGACGGCAAGGACGTCTTTGTCTGCGGCATCATGGAGCATATCGAGGAAGCCGGCATCCACTCCGGCGACAGTGCCTGTTCGCTGCCACCTTTCTCGCTCGGCGAAGACATGCTGAACGAGCTGAAGCGGCAGACCAGGGCGCTGGCCCTGGCGCTGGAAGTCGGCGGCCTGATGAACGTTCAATACGCGATCAAGGACGGCGAGATCTTCGTTCTGGAAGTGAACCCGCGTGCCTCCCGAACCGTGCCGTTCGTCGCCAAGACCATCGGGGCTCCGGTCGCCAAGATCGCCAGCCGCGTCATGGCCGGCGAGAGCCTGGCCTCCTTCGGCCTTAGCGATCGCAAATACGACCACATTGCGGTCAAGGAAGCCGTGTTCCCCTTCGCCCGTTTTCCGGGCGTCGACACCATTCTCGGTCCGGAAATGCGTTCCACCGGCGAGGTCATGGGTCTGGACACCGCCTTCGGCAAGGCATTCGCCAAGTCGCAGATCGGCTGCGGCACCGGCGTTCCGGGCGAAGGCACCGTCTTCGTTTCCATGCGGGACCAGGACAAGGCAGGTGTGCTTGAGGCCGTGAAGAGCCTCGAGGAAGCCGGCTTCACCATCATCGCCACCGGTGGCACCCAGAAATTCCTGGAGGACCAGGGCATCGCGGTCAGGAAGATCAACAAGGTGCTTGAAGGCCGGCCACATATCGTCGATGCTATCAAGAATGGCGAAGTCCAGCTTGTCTTCAACACCACCGAAGGCGCGCAGGCCATCTCCGACAGCCGGTCGATGCGCCGGGCAGCCCTCCTGAACAAGGTTCCGTATTACACGACCCTTGCAGGTTCGGTTGCAGCGGCCAAAGGCATTACCGCCCACAAAGCGGGGAGCCTTGAAGTAAGACCTTTACAATCCTACTTCGGCTAA